Proteins from a single region of Acidovorax sp. NCPPB 3576:
- the pcaD gene encoding 3-oxoadipate enol-lactonase, translated as MSTSTIETPAGAFRVRIDGPEGAPVLVLSNSLGTTLEMWDAQAARFATTHRVLRYDTRGHGASVVSPGPYTFDQLGGDVLALLDALAIERASFCGISMGGFTGLWLGVNAPTRLNHLVVANSAAKIGTAEGWTSRAALVRERGAAAMAELAASSPGRWFTDAFVAAQPAVVQRAQGWIAGIAPEGYAACCEALAQADLRSAIRAISVPTLLIAGNADPVTSVVDAQAMQAVIAGAQLAEVPASHLSNLEAPAEFDAALAASLAR; from the coding sequence GTGTCCACCTCCACCATCGAAACCCCTGCCGGCGCGTTCCGCGTGCGCATCGACGGCCCCGAGGGCGCGCCCGTGCTGGTGCTGTCCAACTCGCTGGGCACCACGCTGGAGATGTGGGACGCGCAAGCCGCGCGCTTCGCCACGACGCACCGCGTGCTGCGCTACGACACGCGCGGCCACGGCGCGAGCGTGGTGTCGCCCGGCCCCTACACGTTCGACCAGCTGGGCGGCGATGTGCTGGCGCTGCTCGACGCGCTGGCCATCGAGCGCGCCAGCTTCTGCGGCATCTCGATGGGCGGCTTCACCGGCCTGTGGCTGGGCGTGAACGCGCCCACACGGTTGAACCATCTGGTGGTGGCCAACAGCGCCGCGAAGATCGGCACGGCCGAGGGCTGGACATCGCGCGCCGCGCTGGTGCGCGAGAGGGGCGCGGCCGCCATGGCCGAGCTGGCCGCATCGTCGCCCGGCCGATGGTTCACCGATGCCTTCGTGGCCGCGCAGCCCGCCGTGGTGCAGCGCGCCCAGGGCTGGATCGCCGGCATTGCGCCCGAGGGCTACGCCGCCTGCTGCGAAGCCCTGGCCCAGGCCGACCTGCGCAGCGCCATCCGTGCCATTTCCGTGCCCACCTTGCTGATCGCCGGCAATGCCGACCCGGTGACCTCCGTGGTCGATGCGCAGGCCATGCAGGCCGTCATCGCGGGTGCGCAGCTGGCCGAAGTGCCGGCCTCGCACCTGTCCAACCTGGAGGCGCCTGCCGAATTCGACGCCGCACTGGCCGCGTCCCTGGCGCGCTGA
- a CDS encoding cyclase family protein, which translates to MDPQPTNPRWQHRPAGSTWGDFGPHDQLGRLNLLTPEKVRQGVAEVHEGLAFALSLPLDYPGGNALNPNRQPPVLRPLLRKGLVNFNCLLAELEPGRTDVLSDDLAILHLQYSTQWDGLAHAGSMFDANGDGLPEALYYNGYAAGRDVVGPSDVRDAGVPAAPGAATSTSAAHALGIEGMARTGVQGRGVMIDLRAHLGDARTVVGYDTLMRVLEADRVAVEPGDIVCLHTGFADVVLGMRRHPDPAVLADSCAVLDGRDGKLLQWITDSQLAAIAADNYAVEAFPAKAGPACCAALPLHEHCLFKLGVHLGELWHLTPLAAWLRARHRSRFLLTAPPLNLPGAIASPVTPVATV; encoded by the coding sequence ATGGACCCGCAGCCCACCAACCCCCGCTGGCAGCACCGGCCCGCCGGCTCCACCTGGGGCGACTTCGGCCCCCATGACCAGCTGGGCCGCCTGAACCTGCTCACGCCCGAGAAGGTGCGCCAGGGCGTGGCCGAAGTGCACGAAGGCCTGGCCTTCGCGCTGAGCCTGCCGCTGGACTACCCTGGCGGCAATGCCCTCAACCCCAACCGCCAGCCGCCCGTGCTGCGGCCGCTGTTGCGCAAGGGGCTGGTCAACTTCAATTGCCTGCTGGCCGAACTGGAGCCGGGCCGCACCGATGTGCTGTCGGACGACCTGGCCATCCTGCACCTGCAGTATTCGACGCAGTGGGACGGCCTGGCACATGCAGGCTCGATGTTCGACGCCAACGGCGACGGCCTGCCCGAAGCGCTGTACTACAACGGCTACGCCGCCGGCCGCGATGTGGTGGGGCCGAGCGATGTGCGCGATGCCGGCGTGCCCGCCGCGCCGGGCGCGGCCACCAGCACCTCGGCCGCGCATGCGCTGGGCATCGAGGGCATGGCCCGCACGGGCGTGCAGGGGCGCGGCGTGATGATCGATCTGCGCGCGCACCTGGGCGATGCCCGCACGGTGGTCGGCTACGACACCTTGATGCGCGTGCTGGAGGCCGACCGCGTGGCGGTGGAGCCGGGCGACATCGTCTGCCTGCACACGGGCTTTGCCGACGTGGTGCTGGGCATGCGCCGGCACCCCGATCCGGCCGTGCTGGCGGACAGCTGCGCCGTGCTGGACGGGCGCGACGGGAAGCTGCTGCAGTGGATCACCGACAGCCAGCTCGCCGCCATCGCCGCTGACAACTATGCCGTGGAAGCCTTTCCCGCCAAGGCGGGCCCGGCCTGCTGCGCCGCGCTGCCGCTGCACGAGCATTGCCTGTTCAAGCTGGGCGTGCACCTGGGCGAGCTGTGGCACCTGACGCCGCTGGCCGCGTGGCTGCGCGCGCGCCACCGCTCGCGATTCCTGCTGACGGCGCCGCCGTTGAATTTGCCCGGGGCCATCGCCTCGCCCGTGACACCGGTCGCCACCGTCTGA
- the pcaF gene encoding 3-oxoadipyl-CoA thiolase, whose translation MTQAFICDAIRTPFGRYGGALSSVRTDDLGAIPLKALMARNPNVDWAAVADVLYGCANQAGEDNRNVARMSALLAGLPIDVPGATINRLCGSGLDAVGTAARAIKSGEAGLMIAGGVESMSRAPFVMPKAETAFSRANAVYDTTIGWRFVNKLMKAQYGVDSMPETAENVAADYGIEREAQDRMALASQRKAVAAQQAGHLAREITPVQVPQKKGDAITVDQDEHPRETSLEALAKLKPVVREGGTVTAGNASGVNDGACALLLADEASAARHGLTPKARVVGMATAGVAPRVMGIGPAPATHKVLQLTGLTLDQLDVIELNEAFAAQGIAVLRQLGLQDDDARVNAWGGAIALGHPLGASGARLATTAVNRLHATGGRYALATMCIGVGQGIAVVLERV comes from the coding sequence ATGACGCAAGCCTTCATCTGCGACGCCATCCGCACGCCCTTCGGCCGCTATGGCGGTGCCTTGTCCAGCGTGCGCACCGACGACCTGGGTGCCATCCCCCTCAAGGCGCTGATGGCGCGCAACCCGAACGTGGACTGGGCCGCCGTGGCGGATGTGCTCTACGGCTGCGCCAACCAGGCCGGCGAAGACAACCGCAACGTCGCCCGCATGTCCGCGCTGCTGGCCGGCCTGCCGATCGACGTGCCCGGCGCCACCATCAACCGCCTGTGCGGCTCGGGCCTGGACGCCGTGGGCACGGCCGCGCGTGCCATCAAGTCCGGCGAAGCGGGCCTGATGATCGCCGGCGGCGTGGAGAGCATGAGCCGCGCCCCCTTCGTGATGCCGAAGGCCGAAACCGCCTTCAGCCGCGCCAATGCGGTGTACGACACCACCATCGGCTGGCGCTTCGTCAACAAGCTCATGAAGGCGCAGTACGGTGTGGATTCCATGCCCGAGACGGCCGAGAACGTGGCCGCCGATTACGGCATCGAGCGCGAGGCGCAGGACCGCATGGCCCTCGCCAGCCAGCGCAAGGCCGTGGCCGCGCAGCAGGCCGGCCATCTGGCGCGCGAGATCACGCCCGTGCAGGTGCCGCAGAAGAAGGGCGATGCAATCACCGTGGACCAGGACGAGCACCCGCGCGAGACCAGCCTGGAAGCGCTCGCCAAGCTCAAGCCCGTCGTGCGCGAAGGCGGCACGGTGACGGCCGGCAATGCCAGCGGCGTGAACGACGGCGCCTGCGCGCTGCTGCTGGCCGATGAGGCGAGCGCCGCCCGGCACGGCCTCACGCCGAAGGCCCGCGTGGTCGGCATGGCCACGGCCGGCGTGGCCCCGCGCGTGATGGGCATCGGCCCCGCGCCGGCTACGCACAAGGTGCTGCAGTTGACGGGCCTCACGCTCGATCAGCTCGATGTGATCGAACTCAACGAAGCCTTCGCCGCGCAAGGCATCGCCGTGCTGCGCCAACTGGGCCTGCAGGACGACGACGCGCGCGTGAACGCCTGGGGCGGCGCCATCGCGCTGGGCCACCCGCTGGGCGCCAGCGGCGCGCGCCTGGCCACCACGGCGGTGAACCGCCTGCATGCCACGGGCGGGCGCTACGCGCTGGCCACCATGTGTATCGGCGTGGGGCAGGGCATTGCCGTGGTTCTCGAACGCGTCTGA
- a CDS encoding YciI family protein: MPFIIETFDKPDHQHVRQATRAAHLVFLDQHKALLLACGAKLADDGKDLGGGLYVVALDSREEAQRFIESDPFHAAGLFERVTLTRWRKAYVDGQSYL, encoded by the coding sequence GTGCCTTTCATCATCGAAACCTTCGACAAGCCCGATCACCAGCATGTGCGCCAGGCCACGCGCGCCGCGCATCTGGTGTTTCTGGACCAGCACAAGGCCTTGCTGCTGGCCTGCGGCGCCAAGCTGGCCGATGACGGCAAAGACCTGGGCGGCGGTCTCTACGTGGTGGCGCTCGATTCGCGCGAAGAGGCGCAGCGCTTCATCGAATCCGACCCGTTCCACGCCGCTGGCCTGTTCGAGCGCGTGACGCTCACGCGCTGGCGCAAGGCCTACGTCGATGGCCAGAGCTACCTGTGA
- a CDS encoding SDR family oxidoreductase, whose product MTTAPARERVLITGGGAGIGAATAERCRADGYEPVIIDRAIAHVPGGIQADLSDTADTARALQEALAGGPITRLVNNVGIVVPAEAAEQTLAQFDLAVALNLRCALQCMQALLPGMQAAGFGRIVNMSSRAALGKELRTAYSATKAGLIGMTRVWALELGRHGVTANAIGPGPIRTELFDRANPPDAPRTKAIIDSVPVKRVGTPDDVAHAVSYLLDARSGFVTGQVLYVCGGMTVGVAGV is encoded by the coding sequence ATGACCACTGCACCTGCACGCGAGCGCGTTCTCATCACCGGCGGCGGCGCCGGCATCGGCGCGGCGACGGCCGAGCGCTGTCGCGCCGACGGCTACGAGCCCGTCATCATCGACCGCGCGATCGCCCATGTGCCCGGCGGCATCCAGGCCGACCTGTCCGATACCGCCGACACCGCGCGGGCCTTGCAGGAGGCGCTGGCGGGCGGGCCGATCACGCGCCTGGTCAACAACGTGGGCATCGTGGTGCCTGCGGAAGCAGCGGAGCAGACGCTCGCGCAATTCGACCTCGCCGTGGCGCTGAACCTGCGCTGCGCGCTGCAGTGCATGCAGGCGCTGCTGCCGGGCATGCAGGCGGCGGGCTTCGGGCGCATCGTGAACATGTCCTCGCGCGCTGCGTTGGGCAAGGAGCTGCGCACCGCGTATTCGGCCACCAAGGCCGGCCTGATCGGCATGACGCGCGTGTGGGCGCTGGAGCTGGGCCGCCACGGCGTGACGGCCAACGCCATCGGCCCGGGCCCCATCCGGACCGAGCTGTTCGACCGCGCCAACCCGCCCGATGCGCCGCGCACCAAAGCGATCATCGACTCGGTGCCCGTCAAGCGCGTGGGCACGCCCGACGACGTGGCGCATGCCGTGTCCTATCTGCTCGATGCGCGCAGCGGCTTCGTCACCGGCCAGGTGCTCTATGTCTGCGGCGGCATGACCGTGGGCGTGGCGGGCGTGTAG